DNA sequence from the Kineococcus endophyticus genome:
CCCGCCACGTTGTTCGAGCACTTCGGGGTCACGGTCGCCGGAGTCGTGGAGGCGGCTCGGGACGCGCTCTCGCAGAACGGGTGACGTCGCGGCTGCGGTGGTCCGGCGGTGAGTGCTGGTGACGTCGACGGGAGCTCGCGCGCTGGGGTGGCGTGGTCGTGCGGCCCTCCCCGTGGTCGGGGTCGTGGTCGCCGGCGTGACCCTCCTCGCGGCCGCCTCCGCCCCGGCGGTGGCGGCCACCGCACCTCTGCGGCTGGTGGCCCTGGGGGACTCGGTGACCGCGGCCCACGGCTGCGGCTGCACCGGGTTCCCCACCCGGTTCGGTCGCGACGTGACCGCGGCCACCGGCATCCCCGTCAGCGTGGAGACGCACGGGATCGACGGTGCGACGGCGGCCGACGCGCTGGCCGCCTCGCGGGAACCGGCCCTTCGGTCCGCGTTGCAGTCGGCCGACGACGTCGTCATCACCATCGGTGCCAACGACGTCGAACCCTCCGCGGCGTCCGTCCCGGACCCCGCGCGCACGGCCGCCACCGAGGCCTGGCAGGCGCAGGTGCAGGCCGGCGTGCAGGACGTCTCCTCCTCCGTCGACGCGCTCCTCACCGACCTGGACGCCTCCCCGCGCCACCCGCGGGTGTTCGTCACCGGGTACTGGGCCGTCGGGCTGGACGGGGCGGTGGCCCGCGCGCTCTGCACACCGCGGCAGGCCGACGCGCAGGTGCGGCTGACGGCGGAGGTCAACGCCGCCCTGGCCGCCGACGCCGCCCGGCACGCCGCGACCTACGTCGACCTCGGCCCGGTGTTCCACGGCGACGACGGGACGGTGGACCCGACCCCGTTGCTGGCCGCGGACGGGGACCACCCCAGCGCCCTGGGCCACGCCGCGATCGCCCGGGCGTTGGTGACGCGCTGGATCCCGCCGCTGCAGCACCGTCGGCAGGGGCGCACCCCTCCGCAGGTCCAGGCCGGTCCCGCCTAGCGTCGCGGAGGCGGACCGACGAGCGGGCGCGTGGCCGCGGCGGTCGCGAGGAGCAGGAGGACGCTGCCCGCGACGAGCGTCCACCGCAGGCCGACGGCAGCGCCGAGGACACCGCCGACGAGGGCGCCGACGGGCTGGACGCCGTGCACGAGCAGCCGCCACGTCGCCAGGGCCTGCGGCAGGTGCTCGGCCGGGACGAGGGTCTGCCGCAGCGTTTGCTGGTTCATCCCGAAGAAGG
Encoded proteins:
- a CDS encoding SGNH/GDSL hydrolase family protein, which encodes MTLLAAASAPAVAATAPLRLVALGDSVTAAHGCGCTGFPTRFGRDVTAATGIPVSVETHGIDGATAADALAASREPALRSALQSADDVVITIGANDVEPSAASVPDPARTAATEAWQAQVQAGVQDVSSSVDALLTDLDASPRHPRVFVTGYWAVGLDGAVARALCTPRQADAQVRLTAEVNAALAADAARHAATYVDLGPVFHGDDGTVDPTPLLAADGDHPSALGHAAIARALVTRWIPPLQHRRQGRTPPQVQAGPA